A portion of the Collinsella aerofaciens genome contains these proteins:
- the tet(W) gene encoding tetracycline resistance ribosomal protection protein Tet(W), translated as MNIINIGILAHVDAGKTTLTESLLYASGAISEPGSVEKGTTRTDTMLLERQRGITIQAAVTSFQWHRCKVNIVDTPGHMDFLAEVYRSLAVLDGAILVISAKDGVQAQTRILFHALRKMDIPTVIFINKIDQAGVDLQGVYQSVRDKLSADIIIKQTVSLSPEIVLEENTDIEAWDAVIENNDELLEKYIAGEPISREELAQEEQRRVQDASLFPVYHGSAKKGLGIQPLMDAVTGLFQPIGEQGSDALCGSVFKVEYTDCGQRLIYLRLYSGTLRLRDTVALAGREKLKITEMRIPSKGEIVRTDTAYPGEIVILPSDSVRLNDVLGDPTRLPRKRWREDPLPMLRTSIAPKTAAQRERLLDALTQLADTDPLLRCEVDSITHEIILSFLGRVQLEVVSALLSEKYKLETVVKEPTVIYMERPLKAASHTIHIEVPPNPFWASIGLSVTPLPLGSGVQYESRVSLGYLNQSFQNAVRDGIRYGLEQGLFGWNVTDCKICFEYGLYYSPVSTPADFRSLAPIVLEQALKESGTQLLEPHLSFTLYAPREYLSRAYHDAPKYCATIETVQVKKDEVVFTGEIPARCIQAYRTDLAFYTNGQSVCLTELKGYQAAVGKPVIQPRRPNSRLDKVRHMFQKVM; from the coding sequence ATGAACATTATCAATATCGGGATTCTTGCCCATGTAGACGCTGGAAAGACAACCTTGACGGAGAGCCTGCTATATGCCAGCGGAGCCATTTCAGAACCGGGGAGCGTCGAAAAAGGGACAACGAGGACGGACACCATGCTTTTGGAGCGGCAGCGTGGGATTACCATTCAAGCGGCAGTCACTTCCTTCCAGTGGCACAGATGTAAAGTCAACATTGTGGATACGCCCGGCCACATGGATTTTTTGGCGGAGGTGTACCGCTCTTTGGCTGTTTTAGATGGGGCTATCTTGGTGATCTCCGCTAAAGATGGTGTGCAGGCCCAGACCCGTATTCTGTTCCATGCCCTGCGGAAAATGGACATTCCCACCGTTATCTTTATCAATAAGATCGACCAGGCTGGCGTTGATTTGCAGGGCGTGTATCAGTCTGTTCGGGATAAGCTCTCCGCCGATATTATCATCAAGCAGACGGTGTCGCTGTCCCCGGAAATAGTCCTGGAGGAAAATACCGACATAGAAGCATGGGATGCGGTCATCGAAAATAACGATGAATTATTGGAAAAGTATATCGCAGGAGAACCAATCAGCCGGGAAGAACTTGCGCAGGAGGAACAGCGGCGGGTTCAAGACGCCTCCCTGTTCCCGGTCTATCATGGCAGCGCCAAAAAGGGCCTTGGCATTCAACCGTTGATGGATGCGGTGACAGGGCTGTTCCAACCGATTGGGGAACAGGGGAGCGACGCCCTATGCGGCAGCGTTTTCAAGGTGGAGTATACAGATTGTGGCCAGCGGCTCATCTATTTGCGGCTATACAGCGGAACGCTGCGCCTGCGGGATACGGTGGCTCTGGCCGGGAGAGAAAAGCTGAAAATCACAGAGATGCGTATTCCATCCAAAGGGGAAATTGTTCGGACAGACACCGCTTATCCGGGTGAAATTGTTATCCTTCCCAGCGACAGCGTGAGGTTAAACGATGTATTAGGGGACCCAACCCGGCTCCCTCGTAAAAGGTGGCGTGAGGACCCCCTCCCCATGCTGCGGACGTCGATTGCGCCGAAAACGGCAGCGCAAAGAGAACGGCTGCTGGACGCTCTTACGCAACTTGCGGATACTGACCCGCTTTTGCGCTGCGAGGTGGATTCCATCACCCATGAGATCATTCTTTCTTTTTTGGGCCGGGTGCAGTTGGAGGTTGTTTCCGCTTTGCTGTCGGAAAAATACAAGCTTGAAACAGTGGTAAAGGAACCCACCGTCATTTATATGGAGCGGCCGCTCAAAGCAGCCAGCCACACCATCCATATCGAGGTGCCGCCCAACCCGTTTTGGGCATCCATCGGACTGTCTGTTACACCACTCCCGCTTGGCTCCGGTGTACAATACGAGAGCCGGGTTTCGCTGGGATACTTGAACCAGAGTTTTCAAAACGCTGTCAGGGATGGTATCCGTTACGGGCTGGAGCAGGGCTTGTTCGGCTGGAACGTAACGGACTGTAAGATTTGCTTTGAATACGGGCTTTATTACAGTCCGGTCAGCACGCCGGCGGACTTCCGCTCATTGGCCCCGATTGTATTGGAACAGGCATTGAAGGAATCAGGGACGCAACTGCTGGAACCTCATCTCTCCTTCACCCTCTATGCGCCCCGGGAATATCTTTCCAGGGCTTATCATGATGCACCGAAATACTGTGCCACCATCGAAACGGTCCAGGTAAAAAAGGATGAAGTTGTCTTTACTGGCGAGATTCCCGCCCGCTGTATACAGGCATACCGTACTGATCTGGCCTTTTACACCAACGGGCAGAGCGTATGCCTTACAGAACTGAAAGGGTATCAGGCCGCTGTCGGCAAGCCAGTCATCCAGCCCCGCCGTCCAAACAGCCGCCTGGACAAGGTGCGCCATATGTTTCAGAAGGTAATGTAA
- a CDS encoding YraN family protein, translating into MNDMKEKAMGAVRAFLERKGYEIVDEAWQGPEGIGGIDLVAVDEDGTLVFVDATVRIGTDGFPEAHRARGLREALAATWLAGNSDDYADTPVRFDEVAMMVVKENRALLRHHINCFGEMEPLS; encoded by the coding sequence ATGAACGACATGAAGGAAAAGGCGATGGGCGCGGTCAGGGCCTTCCTCGAGCGCAAGGGCTACGAGATCGTCGACGAGGCCTGGCAGGGGCCCGAGGGCATCGGCGGGATCGACCTCGTGGCGGTGGACGAGGACGGGACCCTGGTCTTCGTCGACGCCACGGTCCGGATCGGAACGGACGGCTTCCCCGAGGCCCACAGGGCGCGCGGGCTGCGCGAGGCGCTGGCGGCGACGTGGCTCGCGGGGAACAGCGACGACTACGCAGACACCCCGGTCCGCTTCGACGAGGTGGCGATGATGGTCGTCAAGGAGAACCGAGCGCTCCTTCGCCACCACATCAACTGCTTCGGCGAGATGGAGCCGCTCTCCTAG
- a CDS encoding ParA family protein, translated as MRTIAISNYKGGVGKTTTAVNLAAIFAARGLRTLLVDLDPQASATDFFGLYDRAASERRTSVELLYGGAPVEEIAYAAGEGLDVVASTIDLVDQNEMLLREQRLKFALDDASGSYDVCLIDCSPVMRRLAFNAYLAAAEGGMVVIPVKLDSTVMRGTALTVEATRSISDALRMPTPRWKILRTCVPGRMTNAEATGAAVLDGFFPGEQFETVIHASSKVCEGSWQWKPVAAFEPGSRPARDYEALADEVSRELA; from the coding sequence ATGCGCACGATAGCCATTTCCAACTACAAGGGAGGCGTCGGCAAGACGACGACCGCCGTCAACCTGGCGGCCATCTTCGCCGCCCGGGGCCTTCGGACCCTGCTCGTCGACCTCGACCCGCAGGCGTCGGCCACCGACTTCTTCGGCCTCTACGACCGCGCCGCCTCCGAGCGGCGCACCTCGGTCGAGCTGCTCTACGGCGGCGCGCCCGTGGAGGAGATCGCCTACGCCGCCGGGGAGGGCCTCGACGTGGTGGCCTCGACCATCGACCTCGTCGACCAGAACGAGATGCTCCTGCGCGAGCAGCGCCTCAAGTTCGCCCTCGACGACGCCTCGGGCTCCTACGACGTCTGCCTCATCGACTGCAGCCCCGTGATGCGCAGGCTTGCCTTCAACGCCTACCTCGCCGCAGCGGAGGGCGGCATGGTCGTCATCCCCGTGAAGCTCGACTCCACCGTGATGCGCGGCACGGCGCTCACCGTGGAGGCGACGCGCTCCATTTCAGACGCCCTGCGCATGCCCACGCCCAGATGGAAGATACTGCGCACCTGCGTGCCCGGCCGCATGACCAACGCCGAGGCCACGGGCGCGGCCGTGCTCGACGGGTTCTTCCCGGGCGAGCAGTTCGAGACGGTCATACACGCGAGCAGCAAGGTCTGCGAGGGCAGCTGGCAGTGGAAGCCGGTGGCGGCCTTCGAGCCGGGGAGCCGCCCCGCGCGCGACTACGAGGCTCTCGCCGACGAGGTGTCCCGTGAGCTCGCCTAG
- a CDS encoding ParB/RepB/Spo0J family partition protein, protein MSSPSQVAAGFTITGLLDGASRTRGRYPVSEIAVADIADHPANAAYSMDPAGIAELAESIREDGLTDLPLVRKVGDGSWQMVSGHRRKAAYALLAKDDPAYERMPCRVIEGIDDERAVTLLHAANYFTRALTVTERAAATEALRGDAVRLRSEDPSLSGMRVDDVKAAIIERQTGRKVSGKTIAREERLARRIAEDLSPEWAAEADRGNLSAEAVRSLAGMPKERQAEMHAAMEPWRRTKRELSDYVRSESETQAGPDGRIAKAARLVADFLESPPESPSAADLSLLREMALMTAPYADAGSDARKRRRRASGSKSSK, encoded by the coding sequence GTGAGCTCGCCTAGCCAGGTGGCCGCGGGCTTCACCATCACGGGGCTTCTCGACGGCGCGTCGCGCACCCGCGGGCGCTACCCGGTGTCCGAGATAGCGGTGGCCGACATCGCCGACCACCCGGCGAACGCCGCGTACTCCATGGACCCGGCCGGCATAGCCGAGCTCGCCGAGTCCATACGCGAGGACGGCCTCACCGACCTGCCGCTGGTGCGCAAGGTCGGCGACGGCTCGTGGCAGATGGTCTCCGGGCACCGCCGCAAGGCCGCCTACGCGCTGCTCGCCAAGGACGACCCCGCCTACGAGAGGATGCCCTGCCGCGTGATAGAGGGCATCGACGACGAGCGGGCGGTGACGCTGCTCCACGCCGCGAACTACTTCACCCGCGCGCTCACCGTGACCGAGCGCGCCGCAGCGACCGAGGCGCTCAGGGGCGACGCCGTGCGCCTGCGCTCCGAGGACCCGTCGCTTTCCGGCATGCGCGTCGACGACGTGAAGGCCGCCATCATCGAGCGGCAGACGGGCCGCAAGGTCTCCGGCAAGACCATCGCGCGCGAGGAGAGGCTGGCCCGCCGCATCGCCGAGGACCTCTCGCCCGAGTGGGCCGCCGAGGCCGACCGCGGCAACCTCAGCGCCGAGGCGGTGCGCTCGCTCGCGGGCATGCCGAAGGAGCGCCAGGCGGAGATGCACGCCGCCATGGAGCCCTGGCGGCGCACCAAGCGGGAGCTCTCCGACTACGTGAGGAGCGAGAGCGAAACGCAGGCCGGCCCCGACGGGCGCATCGCGAAGGCCGCGAGGCTCGTCGCCGACTTCCTGGAGAGCCCGCCCGAGAGCCCGAGCGCGGCCGACCTCTCGCTGCTGCGCGAGATGGCGCTCATGACCGCCCCGTACGCGGATGCGGGCAGCGATGCCCGAAAGCGCCGCAGAAGGGCCTCAGGTTCGAAATCCAGCAAGTAG
- a CDS encoding CopG family transcriptional regulator, with translation MEEEAGAAKGKERRVTFRMEGGDYDALCERCERAGLSKSEYLRYLVRIPLSTEANAGDEHRILVDRRALWSMSRELTKWGYHYNQAVHAMNLINFHARHGHVDRDLVAESIPTIERELADVNGAAREMAAELGRIGADSLVEGSPCRS, from the coding sequence ATGGAAGAGGAAGCCGGCGCCGCCAAAGGCAAGGAGCGCCGCGTCACGTTCCGCATGGAGGGAGGCGACTACGACGCGCTCTGCGAGCGGTGCGAGCGCGCCGGCCTCAGCAAGTCAGAGTACCTGCGCTACCTCGTTCGCATACCGCTGTCGACGGAGGCCAACGCTGGAGACGAGCACCGCATACTCGTGGACCGCAGGGCCCTTTGGTCGATGTCTCGGGAGCTCACGAAGTGGGGCTACCACTACAACCAGGCAGTGCACGCGATGAACCTCATCAACTTCCACGCCCGCCACGGGCACGTCGACCGGGACCTCGTCGCGGAGAGCATCCCGACGATCGAGCGAGAGCTCGCCGACGTGAACGGCGCGGCCCGCGAGATGGCGGCGGAGCTCGGTCGCATCGGTGCCGACTCGCTCGTGGAGGGCTCGCCATGCCGATCCTGA
- a CDS encoding relaxase/mobilization nuclease domain-containing protein produces the protein MPILKPISGHGSTGGIRRYLEKGGRALARDLFNLSYDERDAGALGNEAKEACAWDAEMDATRAAFGTDAPWRGKPARTFKHFVLSPDPGDDIDLAALRELACSWALKHFGDHEIAIVYHDDNARGIPHAHIVVNNANLRTGYRMQTQHPEDLNRDLQDMARERGLSGLSNDRAPESPSKARGRAGAGGPRSRRSVYLGRAEKEIMRSGGYSWVGDIRARVALAKTTARDEAEFLGVLDALGVHVADNSAKARRDDWVFSLAEEPSKKVSGERLGFVYGKEMLRRRFERGGAYRPTDASAARIREAAERALELNDLSELSRLSSALETCAKFDVESIEEFGLRMATLERRGQAGGEGYRRLEAARDYMAMNELMPLKTRYGDDRGRGAAEGSSRDGRREDEQQRILAVERQRAQQEHRRERGRR, from the coding sequence ATGCCGATCCTGAAGCCGATAAGCGGCCACGGCTCGACGGGTGGCATCCGCCGCTACCTCGAGAAGGGAGGCCGCGCCCTGGCGCGCGACCTGTTCAACCTGAGCTACGACGAGCGCGATGCCGGCGCACTGGGAAACGAGGCCAAGGAGGCCTGCGCCTGGGACGCCGAGATGGACGCCACGCGCGCCGCCTTCGGCACGGACGCCCCCTGGAGGGGAAAGCCCGCGCGGACGTTCAAGCACTTCGTGCTCTCGCCGGACCCCGGCGACGATATCGACCTGGCGGCGCTGCGCGAGCTCGCGTGCTCGTGGGCTCTCAAGCACTTCGGCGACCACGAGATCGCCATCGTGTACCACGACGACAACGCCCGCGGCATACCGCACGCGCACATCGTCGTGAATAACGCCAACCTCCGCACCGGCTACCGCATGCAGACCCAGCACCCCGAGGACCTCAACCGAGACCTGCAGGACATGGCGCGCGAGCGCGGGCTGTCGGGGCTCTCCAACGACCGAGCTCCCGAATCGCCGTCGAAGGCGCGCGGGCGGGCAGGTGCGGGCGGGCCCAGGAGCCGCAGGAGCGTCTACCTGGGCCGGGCCGAGAAGGAGATCATGCGCTCGGGCGGCTACTCGTGGGTCGGCGACATCCGCGCCCGCGTCGCGCTCGCCAAGACCACGGCGCGCGACGAGGCGGAGTTCCTCGGCGTCCTCGACGCCCTGGGCGTGCACGTCGCCGACAACTCGGCCAAGGCGCGGCGGGACGACTGGGTGTTCAGCCTGGCCGAGGAGCCGTCCAAGAAGGTCAGCGGCGAGCGCCTGGGGTTCGTCTACGGCAAGGAGATGCTCCGCCGGCGGTTCGAGCGCGGGGGCGCCTACCGTCCCACGGACGCGAGCGCCGCGCGCATCCGCGAGGCCGCCGAGCGAGCCCTCGAGCTCAACGACCTCTCGGAGCTGAGCAGGCTCTCCTCGGCGCTCGAGACCTGCGCGAAGTTCGACGTCGAGTCCATCGAGGAGTTCGGTCTCAGGATGGCGACGCTCGAGCGTCGCGGCCAGGCGGGCGGCGAGGGCTACCGTCGACTCGAGGCGGCGCGCGACTACATGGCGATGAACGAGCTCATGCCGCTCAAAACCCGCTACGGGGACGATCGCGGGCGCGGTGCTGCCGAAGGAAGCTCGCGCGACGGGCGCCGCGAGGACGAGCAACAGCGCATCCTCGCCGTCGAACGCCAGCGGGCCCAGCAGGAGCATCGCAGGGAAAGGGGCCGGAGATGA
- the abc-f gene encoding ribosomal protection-like ABC-F family protein gives MELIVKAKDIFLEYAGRDILDIEELEIYPYDRIGLVGDNGAGKTSLLKILSGNLTIADADVRRFGSIALIGQLDELDLDAAQDNGEMLSRLNVAEVAQETMSGGEETRAKIASALSQHASAIFADEPTSHLDQDGIRLLVGQLKAFDGALLIVSHDRHFLDQVVDKIWELKDGGISEFWGDYSDYLRQKEEERKAQATRYEEAMRERDRLEAAIEKQRKKARQVDAKRKGAKKSNEYAGRLGHQKTTGTKQKKMHQAAKNMEKRLEALEGIEAPDSIRAVRFRQSKALELHSKFPISADDFSLSFGNCVLYDHAKFEIPLGAKVAITGGNGTGKTSLLKAIVRRADGINISPKAEIGYFEQTGYKFDARQSVISFMQNGCEYSMTEIRGILASMGIGPRDLTKDVGVLSGGEVIKLLLAKMLLGRYNILLMDEPGNYLDIKSAEALEQMMSAYAGTIVFVSHDKRLVENVADIIYEIKDTKLVKIFQRE, from the coding sequence ATGGAACTCATAGTCAAAGCTAAAGACATCTTTTTGGAATATGCCGGCCGCGATATTCTGGACATCGAAGAATTGGAAATCTACCCCTACGATCGCATCGGCTTGGTAGGAGACAACGGTGCAGGCAAAACCAGCCTGCTAAAAATCCTGAGCGGCAATCTAACCATTGCGGACGCCGACGTCAGGCGCTTCGGCAGCATTGCCCTCATCGGCCAGCTCGACGAACTCGACCTTGATGCGGCTCAGGACAACGGCGAGATGCTCTCCCGTCTCAACGTCGCCGAAGTGGCGCAGGAGACGATGAGCGGCGGGGAGGAAACACGCGCCAAGATTGCCTCTGCGCTCTCCCAGCATGCAAGCGCGATCTTCGCCGACGAACCTACGAGCCACCTCGACCAAGACGGCATCCGCCTTCTCGTCGGACAACTCAAGGCATTTGATGGGGCCCTGCTCATCGTGAGCCATGACCGTCATTTTCTCGACCAGGTGGTAGACAAGATCTGGGAGCTCAAAGACGGCGGTATTTCCGAATTCTGGGGTGACTACTCCGACTATCTGCGACAGAAAGAAGAAGAGCGCAAAGCTCAGGCGACTCGATACGAAGAGGCGATGCGCGAGCGCGATCGCCTCGAAGCCGCCATCGAAAAACAGCGGAAAAAAGCACGGCAGGTCGACGCCAAGCGGAAGGGTGCGAAAAAAAGCAACGAGTATGCAGGTCGCTTGGGGCATCAGAAAACAACCGGCACCAAGCAGAAGAAAATGCATCAGGCAGCTAAGAACATGGAGAAGCGCCTCGAAGCGCTCGAAGGGATCGAGGCCCCAGATAGCATTCGCGCCGTGCGCTTCCGCCAGAGCAAGGCCCTGGAACTGCACAGCAAATTTCCCATCTCGGCAGATGATTTCAGCTTGAGCTTCGGCAACTGCGTGCTCTATGACCACGCGAAATTCGAGATACCGCTCGGTGCCAAAGTGGCCATCACCGGTGGCAACGGCACAGGAAAGACCAGCCTGCTGAAGGCAATCGTTCGACGCGCCGACGGTATCAACATCTCTCCCAAAGCAGAGATCGGCTACTTCGAACAGACAGGTTACAAGTTCGACGCCCGCCAGTCTGTGATCTCGTTCATGCAGAATGGTTGCGAGTACAGCATGACCGAAATTCGAGGCATCCTCGCCTCTATGGGAATCGGACCGCGCGACCTGACAAAGGACGTTGGCGTTCTCTCGGGAGGCGAAGTCATCAAGCTGCTACTCGCGAAGATGCTGCTGGGCAGATACAACATCTTGCTCATGGACGAGCCTGGAAATTACCTGGACATCAAGAGCGCCGAAGCCCTCGAGCAGATGATGAGCGCCTATGCCGGAACGATAGTGTTCGTCTCCCACGATAAGAGGCTGGTCGAGAACGTCGCAGACATTATTTACGAAATAAAGGACACCAAGCTAGTCAAAATCTTTCAGCGCGAATAA
- a CDS encoding MFS transporter, producing MMFETSRRRSVSLCHSWQFKLCFVWGGELVSTLTSSILQMGLIWHIALTTGSSSLLSLASLAGFLPIALFGVLAGAVVDRLPLKRVLIGADLFVAAVGAALAIASLAGSLPAWLILIALFLRAAGTSFYTPASQSLTPHLAPPEHLVRLSGVTQAIQSGGYILGAALAAVIYPVAGITAMIALDVLGALFASLAVLAAQIDAGGLDEADRSSSFSNKVRELFSEISDGYKLIRGYRGLFALLWCGFVFAFAFSPLAALFPIMTLGHFGGSTGDAALAEVLFSAGMLAGSGILAATGGFRNRSLTMVAAIAGFGVVAIASGSLGPSLFAAFLPASFLMGACSPLYAGTQTALMQEQIPPEYLGRVFGLYGTIMAWAMPMGLAAPSVFADLLGAPLWFVGSGATMVLLAMAMLLAPSVRNVGKRDTGRIQ from the coding sequence ATGATGTTTGAAACCTCTCGGCGCAGGTCTGTTTCGCTGTGCCATTCATGGCAATTCAAGCTTTGTTTCGTATGGGGCGGGGAGCTCGTGTCGACATTGACGAGCTCGATTCTCCAAATGGGTCTCATTTGGCATATCGCCCTCACGACAGGATCATCTTCCCTCCTCTCCCTGGCATCGCTGGCAGGCTTTCTGCCGATTGCTTTGTTCGGAGTCCTTGCGGGCGCCGTTGTCGACAGACTGCCTTTGAAACGTGTCCTCATCGGCGCCGACCTCTTCGTTGCCGCGGTGGGCGCCGCCTTGGCGATTGCCTCGTTGGCCGGCAGCTTACCTGCGTGGCTAATTCTCATCGCCCTGTTTCTCCGCGCAGCTGGCACTTCGTTCTACACGCCGGCCTCCCAATCCCTCACGCCCCATCTCGCCCCGCCAGAGCATCTCGTTCGCCTATCGGGGGTGACTCAGGCGATTCAGTCCGGCGGATACATTCTTGGCGCCGCGCTCGCGGCAGTGATTTATCCCGTGGCGGGCATTACCGCCATGATTGCCCTCGACGTGCTGGGGGCGCTTTTCGCTTCTCTAGCCGTCCTCGCCGCTCAGATAGACGCAGGAGGACTCGACGAAGCCGACCGCAGCTCGTCCTTTTCCAATAAGGTTCGAGAGCTCTTCTCTGAGATTTCGGACGGCTACAAGCTGATCAGGGGATACAGGGGGCTGTTCGCCCTTCTTTGGTGCGGGTTCGTCTTCGCTTTCGCGTTCTCTCCGCTCGCGGCATTGTTCCCAATAATGACCTTGGGACATTTTGGCGGTAGCACGGGGGATGCCGCTTTGGCGGAGGTCCTTTTCTCCGCAGGCATGCTGGCTGGGTCCGGCATCTTGGCGGCCACGGGAGGGTTCCGCAATAGGTCGCTCACCATGGTCGCCGCGATCGCCGGCTTCGGCGTCGTCGCAATCGCATCCGGATCGCTCGGCCCGTCGCTGTTCGCCGCTTTCCTGCCGGCGAGCTTTCTTATGGGCGCATGCTCCCCGCTGTACGCGGGAACCCAGACTGCCCTTATGCAGGAGCAGATACCTCCTGAGTACCTAGGCCGCGTTTTCGGCCTCTACGGAACCATTATGGCGTGGGCCATGCCCATGGGCCTCGCAGCCCCCTCCGTTTTTGCGGACCTGCTCGGAGCTCCGTTATGGTTCGTCGGCTCTGGAGCGACCATGGTACTGCTTGCGATGGCTATGCTGCTTGCTCCGAGCGTCCGAAACGTGGGGAAAAGAGATACCGGGCGGATTCAATAG
- a CDS encoding class B sortase — protein sequence MNKGKAATVLAVIVALLALAALAVLPQPERNPYKVHEVPAAVEGAAEDEQEEGGGIDWDALPASVVAWVRVPGTTVDYPIVQGRQESPDFYLTHDASGERSAWGAPYIDAGCAQGAGSPLVIVYGHHMSDGTMFAPLAQYSSRDFAEGHRTFRVFTREKTIELEVFAVDVVDASSEGKRTDFADAAELDAYLGDKLSRCEVVLEEPADVEQAWAFVTCSYQTSNSRTVVYAKEVETWDSRPSE from the coding sequence ATGAACAAAGGGAAAGCCGCCACGGTCCTCGCCGTCATCGTGGCGTTGCTGGCGCTGGCGGCGCTCGCCGTCTTGCCGCAGCCCGAGAGGAACCCGTACAAGGTCCACGAGGTCCCCGCCGCGGTGGAGGGCGCCGCCGAGGACGAGCAAGAGGAGGGAGGCGGAATCGACTGGGACGCCCTTCCCGCCTCCGTCGTCGCATGGGTGCGCGTGCCGGGCACGACCGTCGACTACCCGATCGTCCAGGGCCGGCAGGAATCGCCCGACTTCTACCTCACGCACGACGCCAGCGGTGAAAGATCCGCATGGGGCGCTCCCTACATCGACGCCGGGTGCGCGCAGGGCGCCGGGAGCCCGCTCGTCATCGTCTACGGGCACCACATGTCCGACGGCACCATGTTCGCGCCGCTCGCGCAGTACTCGTCGCGAGACTTCGCCGAGGGCCACCGCACCTTCCGGGTCTTCACCCGCGAGAAAACAATCGAGCTCGAGGTCTTCGCGGTGGACGTGGTCGACGCGAGCTCGGAGGGCAAGCGGACCGACTTCGCAGACGCGGCGGAGCTCGACGCCTACCTCGGGGACAAATTGTCCCGGTGCGAGGTCGTCCTGGAAGAGCCGGCGGACGTCGAGCAGGCCTGGGCCTTCGTGACCTGCAGCTACCAGACGAGCAACTCGCGCACCGTCGTCTACGCGAAGGAGGTGGAAACATGGGATTCGCGCCCTTCGGAATAG